The following proteins come from a genomic window of Malus sylvestris chromosome 4, drMalSylv7.2, whole genome shotgun sequence:
- the LOC126617846 gene encoding uncharacterized protein LOC126617846 isoform X2: MFGISYGELFLLIGATAALVGPKDLPRIARAAGRLAGRSIGYVQLARGQFDNVMQQSQARQVHKELQDALAQLESIRYEVRSISLMNPGPMTRKLIDNIQDPAPLSSGTNISLEKPKEERKSINSDSTLRISDAPNFHSQATAYAKLAESDAVKTGTLKSGAEKDDLYDESGLFIVLPISAESTGMLPNRKENVKGSDLVLEAVVEAEVARNAKDFFSQPENQIQGTEK, from the exons ATGTTCGGTATTTCTTACGGAGAGCTCTTCCTCTTGATCGGTGCCACAGCTGCTCTAGTcg GACCAAAGGATTTGCCTAGAATTGCCAGAGCAGCAGGGAGGTTAGCGGGTCGGTCCATCGGGTATGTTCAGTTGGCTCGAGGCCAATTCGATAATGTTATGCAGCAGTCTCAAGCTCGCCAG GTTCATAAAGAGCTTCAAGACGCATTGGCTCAGCTAGAGTCGATTCGTTATGAAGTCCGAAGCATATCACTTATGAACCCGGGTCCTATGACTCGAAAGCTGATTGATAATATTCAAGACCCGGCTCCTTTGAGCAGTG GAACCAACATTTCACTTGAGAAGCCCAAGGAGGAGCGGAAGTCAATAAATAGT GATAGTACTTTGAGAATCTCCGACGCACCTAATTTTCATAGTCAAGCAACTGCATATGCAAAATTGGCTGAGTCTGATGCTGTGAAGACTGGCACTTTAAAAAGTGGTGCAGAGAAAGATGACCTTTATGATGAGAGTGGTCTTTTCATTGTTCTCCCAATTTCAGCTGAAAGCACTGGGATGCTACCAAATCGCAAGG AGAATGTTAAGGGATCGGACCTTGTGTTGGAAGCAGTAGTTGAAGCAGAGGTAGCACGTAATGCCAAAGATTTCTTTTCACAACCTGAAAATCAAATACAGGGAACTGAAAAGTGA
- the LOC126617848 gene encoding uncharacterized protein LOC126617848 has translation MFGISYGELFLLIGATAALVGPKDLPRIARAAGRLAGRSIGYVQLARGQFDNVMQQSQARQVHKELQDALAQLESIRYEVRSISLMNPGPMTRQLIDNIQDPAPLSSGTNISLEKSKEERNSINSVMQDSTLRTSDAPNFHSQATAYAKLAESDAVKTGTLKSGAEKDDLYDESGLFIVLPISAESTGMLPSRKENVKGSDLLLEAVVEAEVARNAKDFFSQPENQIQGTEK, from the exons ATGTTCGGTATTTCGTACGGAGAGCTCTTCCTCTTGATCGGTGCCACGGCTGCTCTAGTCG GACCAAAGGATTTGCCTAGAATTGCCAGAGCAGCAGGGAGGTTAGCGGGTCGGTCCATCGGGTATGTTCAGTTGGCTCGAGGCCAATTCGATAATGTTATGCAGCAGTCTCAAGCTCGCCAggt TCATAAAGAGCTTCAAGATGCATTGGCTCAGCTAGAGTCGATTCGTTATGAAGTCCGAAGCATATCACTTATGAACCCGGGTCCTATGACTCGACAGCTGATTGATAATATTCAAGACCCGGCTCCTTTGAGTAGTG GAACCAACATTTCACTTGAGAAGTCCAAGGAGGAGCGGAATTCAATAAATAGTGTAATGCAG GATAGTACTTTGAGAACCTCCGACGCACCTAATTTTCATAGTCAAGCAACTGCATATGCAAAATTGGCTGAATCTGATGCTGTGAAGACTGGCACTTTAAAAAGCGGTGCAGAGAAAGATGACCTTTATGATGAGAGTGGTCTTTTCATTGTTCTCCCAATTTCAGCTGAAAGCACTGGGATGCTACCAAGTCGCAAGG AGAATGTTAAAGGATCGGACCTTTTATTGGAAGCAGTAGTTGAAGCAGAGGTAGCACGTAATGCCAAAGATTTCTTTTCACAACCTGAAAATCAAATACAGGGAACTGAAAAGTGA
- the LOC126619679 gene encoding uncharacterized mitochondrial protein AtMg00810-like — translation MAALTQQHTWTLVPLPPNKNLVGCKWIYKVKRHPDGSVARYKARLVAKGFSQAAGLDYYETFSPVVKPTTVRLMFSLAATYGWKLKQLDVKNAFLHDSSLFIKHDGTSIVVLLLYVDDIILTGDSDEGVHSVIQQLTTEFDMKDLGLLQYFLGLEIEYHSQGLFVHQSKYVKDLLHKTAMSDCKSCVTPSYPNHKLLKHSSPPYKDPTTYRSIVGALQYLTFTRPDIAYSVNQVCQFMQAPLESHFVAVKRILRYLKGTLGWGICFRYGSLDLKAYTDADWAGDPNNRRSTTGFVIFLGQNPIFWSSKKQHTVSRSSTEAEYRAMATTTAEVVWLQQLLKDLHISSSISPILHCDNISAMALAINPVLHSKAKHIEIDCHFVRERVQQGTITLQYVASEHQFAVDYEVVRGSEEGGREGERVGHDKEKGRDKGEKGRESRTG, via the exons ATGGCAGCTCTTACTCAGCAACACACCTGGACTCTTGTTCCTCTTCCACCTAACAAAAATCTCGTGGGTTGTAAATGGATTTATAAAGTGAAAAGGCATCCTGATGGGTCTGTGGCTCGGTATAAAGCTCGTCTTGTGGCCAAAGGGTTCTCTCAAGCTGCCGGTTTGGATTATTATGAAACTTTTAGTCCAGTGGTCAAACCTACTACTGTTAGGTTGATGTTTTCCTTGGCTGCTACGTATGGATGGAAATTGAAGCAATTAgatgttaaaaatgcatttttgcatg ATTCTTCGTTGTTCATTAAGCATGATGGTACCTCTATTGTTGTGTTGTTactctatgtggatgatatcatcCTCACTGGTGATAGTGATGAGGGTGTCCACTCTGTGATTCAACAATTAACTACAGAGTTTGATATGAAGGACTTGGGCCTCTTGCAGtattttcttgggttggaaaTTGAGTATCATTCACAGGGCCTTTTTGTCCACCAGTCCAAATATGTGAAGGATTTGTTGCATAAAACAGCCATGTCTGATTGCAAATCTTGTGTCACCCCTTCTTATCCCAATCACAAGTTGCTAAAGCATAGTAGTCCTCCTTATAAGGATCCTACAACCTATAGAAGTATTGTTGGTGCTTTACAATACTTGACTTTCACTCGGCCTGATATTGCCTACTCTGTGAATCAAGTATGTCAGTTTATGCAAGCACCTTTGGAGTCTCATTTTGTTGCAGTCAAACGAATTCTCCGGTATCTCAAAGGTACATTAGGCTGGGGTATATGTTTCAGATATGGTTCTTTGGATTTAAAAGCCTATAccgatgctgattgggctggggATCCTAATAATAGACGATCTACAACTGGGTTTGTCATCTTTCTTGGACAGAATCCGATCTTCTGGAGTTCAAAGAAACAGCACACTGTCAGTCGATCCTCTACTGAAGCTGAATATAGGGCGATGGCTACTACCACTGCCGAAGTGGTTTGGCTCCAACAACTTCTCAAGGACTTACATATTTCCAGTTCTATTTCACCCATACTTCACTGTGATAACATCTCAGCCATGGCTCTTGCCATCAATCCTGTGTTGCACTCTAAAGCCAAACATATTGAGATTGATTGTCACTTTGTGCGTGAACGTGTTCAACAAGGCACCATTACTCTGCAATATGTTGCTTCTGAGCATCA GTTTGCAGTAGATTATGAAGTTGTGAGAGGAAgtgaggagggagggagggagggagagagagtcggACATGATAAGGAAAAGGGAAGAGACAAGGGagaaaaagggagagagagtcgGACAGGATAA
- the LOC126617846 gene encoding uncharacterized protein LOC126617846 isoform X1, whose product MFGISYGELFLLIGATAALVGPKDLPRIARAAGRLAGRSIGYVQLARGQFDNVMQQSQARQVHKELQDALAQLESIRYEVRSISLMNPGPMTRKLIDNIQDPAPLSSGTNISLEKPKEERKSINSVMKDSTLRISDAPNFHSQATAYAKLAESDAVKTGTLKSGAEKDDLYDESGLFIVLPISAESTGMLPNRKENVKGSDLVLEAVVEAEVARNAKDFFSQPENQIQGTEK is encoded by the exons ATGTTCGGTATTTCTTACGGAGAGCTCTTCCTCTTGATCGGTGCCACAGCTGCTCTAGTcg GACCAAAGGATTTGCCTAGAATTGCCAGAGCAGCAGGGAGGTTAGCGGGTCGGTCCATCGGGTATGTTCAGTTGGCTCGAGGCCAATTCGATAATGTTATGCAGCAGTCTCAAGCTCGCCAG GTTCATAAAGAGCTTCAAGACGCATTGGCTCAGCTAGAGTCGATTCGTTATGAAGTCCGAAGCATATCACTTATGAACCCGGGTCCTATGACTCGAAAGCTGATTGATAATATTCAAGACCCGGCTCCTTTGAGCAGTG GAACCAACATTTCACTTGAGAAGCCCAAGGAGGAGCGGAAGTCAATAAATAGTGTAATGAAG GATAGTACTTTGAGAATCTCCGACGCACCTAATTTTCATAGTCAAGCAACTGCATATGCAAAATTGGCTGAGTCTGATGCTGTGAAGACTGGCACTTTAAAAAGTGGTGCAGAGAAAGATGACCTTTATGATGAGAGTGGTCTTTTCATTGTTCTCCCAATTTCAGCTGAAAGCACTGGGATGCTACCAAATCGCAAGG AGAATGTTAAGGGATCGGACCTTGTGTTGGAAGCAGTAGTTGAAGCAGAGGTAGCACGTAATGCCAAAGATTTCTTTTCACAACCTGAAAATCAAATACAGGGAACTGAAAAGTGA